DNA from Rubripirellula lacrimiformis:
CACGATCCCACCACAGCCGGATCGTTAAGGTTTGCGCTGACGTTCGACAACCCCGATTGTGCGGCGCCCCGTGCTTCGATGACCGATTGCAAGGTTTCCCGTTCATGGCTGAGATAACTGCCGACGGTTTCGACCAAGCCGGGGATCAAATCGTAACGCCGTTTCAGTTGAACTTCGATTTGCGAGAATCCATTGCCTGCGATCTGACGCGATGACACCAAACGGTTGTAGGTACCGATGACAACGGTGGCGATTGCGATCGCCGCAACGAAGGCGGCAGCTGACAAAATGATCAGAGGTAGCATGGAATTCTTTCAGGGCTTAGGGGAAAGGTCGTTGGGTTGCGGTGATGGGTTTAGGTTTGTGGCGTCCACATTCCCCAGCGAATGACCAGTTGTCGCCAGTCTTCGACCAGGGCAGCGATTAGGAACCAAGCGTTGGCGGCGTAACGGGGCACCAGTCGCTTGGGATCTGTCATCATGCGGTAGGCCCATTCCATTCCGAAACGCTGCCAGATCTCTGGGGCGCGGGTTGCGGTGCCCGCGATGAAGTCGAAAGACGCACCCAACTGGATGCTGACGGGGATCCCCAAACGTTGATAGTTTTGGTGAATCCACTTTTCGCCCTTCGGTTGTCCGAAGGCGACAAGCAAAATTTGGGCTCCCGAGTTCTGGATGCGAGCATCCTGGTCGGCTTGTTCTTGATCGGTCAGTTGGCGGAATGGGGGCGATTCGATCCCCGCGATCCGAAGTCCAGGGTATTGGCGGGCTAGCTGGTCAGCACAGGTTGCCGCGACACCGGGCTCGCCGCCAAGGAAATAGATTCCCCAACCCTGTTCAGCCGATCGCTTGGCCAATCGATAGATCATTTCGCTGCCGGCGACTCGCTCGGGAAGCTGTTCTTGATTCCAACGGCTTCGCCACACGATGGGTTGCCCGTCGGCCAGGATCAATGCTGCATCGCGTGTCACCGGACCCATCGAAGCTGGGTCGTGATGGTTCAACATGGCGTAGTTCAGATTGGCAGTGATCACATAGCTGGGCGTGCCCTGTTGAATCAAGGCATCAACGGCATCGATCGACTGGTCCAATGTGACGTGATCAAAGGGGACACCCCAAACGTTGGAACATTTTCGTGTGCGAGGTGGGATCTGTTTTGCGGCGGGTGCGGCGGGGGCCACGACCGGTGGAACTGGCGCCGCGATTCGGTCAGGCGAAACGCTTGGGTTGCCGGCCGCATGGGTGGGGGGAACGTAGACGACCGGCGCGGGGCTGGAGGACAACGCGGAGGACTGATCAGGTGTGATGGACATGCCAGCTTAAGATTCATCGGTGGGACGAGAGGTAAACCACTGCGATGAAAGCTAGGTCGCCGATAGACTATTCGCTTGGCCACTAGGCTGAACGAATGTCGCAGGCTGGATCGTAAGGTCGGGTTCTGATGATTTTTTTGACTGTATGACGACTCGTGACAACCGGTTCCCGCGTGACTGCAAGACCTCTGATCGTTCTTTCGTTTGAATCGCTGGCAACCGCCGCTGTGGGTTGCTATGGATCGTCGTGGAATCAGACGCCAGCGATCGATATGATTGCTGCGGGCGGCTGCGTTTGGGATCGCTGGACGGCGACCAACGACGACTCGAGCGCCGTGCTGCGTCGATGGTTCGCCGATCAAACCGATTCGTGGGCAAACCGTTTTCGTGAGCGTTCGCTGGGACCCGCCGGTGGGTCCATCGAATTGATCACCGACGATGCGGCGGTGGGACAAAACGCCCAATGTTTTGATCAGGTCATTACCGTGGCCAATGAAGATCCGGCAGAGGATGCCAATCGGCCCGCCGACGAAATCGAAGGGACTCAATTGGCTGCGGTGATCGCGGCCGCCGTGCAGCGTGACAGCGAACCCGATCCGTGGCAGGTGATGTGGTTGCACAGCAACTTTCTGGCACAGCGCTGGGACGCACCAAGATCGTTGTTTCCAATTGATGACGTCGAGCTGCCGTCGACCGAGCCGAGTGAAGAGGTCGATTTGATCGTCGATGCAGCCAGCATCGAATCGGAGGCACCCGAGGCGATTCCGCTGATCTTTGATTCGGTGGACGTACCCAGCGTGGAATTGGGATCGTCACCGCATCCGGATCTGGTGACCGCTTGGATGCGCACCTACGGGTGCCAGGTCCGGCTGATCGATCTGATGATCGAAGTCTTGCTGCAGTCGTTGCAAGTCGATGATCCACAAGTGATCGTGGTCGGCACGAGCGGATTTTCACTTGGCCAGAACGGCTGGATCGGGCATCGGTGTGGCCCGCTTCGAAGCCCTCAGATTCGGTTGCCGATGCTGTTAAGCGACGTCGGACCGATCCGGCTGCCACAGCCGGCCGCCGATGTCACCATGATCGATCTGTTGCATGCGATCGGTTCGGGGGCGGAAGTGAAGGTGGGTCCCAAAACATGGGTCGCCGAAGCCGCCGACGGTCCGATCAGGACGCAATCCGATCGCGCACAGGATGCCATGACGACGTCCGGTTGGTTCTACGTTCGCGATTCCGATCAGGCCGAACATCTGTATCTGAAGCCCGATGATGTCGAGGACTTCAACGATGTTGGCCGGCTGCGGCTAGATGTGATGGACCTTCTTGGCGGCAACTGATGCGTGGCCCGACTGCCCGCGACGTTCGCGTTGGCGGTCGTCCGAAGATGCGTCGGCAAAATGGTGCGTGCCATCGGTGTGCGATGACACGAAAAAACCCCACTGATCGTTGGATCAGCGGGGTTTCTTGGTTTCTATCGACAATCAAACAGCAATCGTCATGCGATTGCGGCTAGATCATGCGTCGGTCGATGCATCGGGTTGAGGAGCTGGTGGAGCAGCTTCTTCAACGGCTTCGACAGCTTCAGCGGCAGCGTCGCTGCTGCTCTTGGCAGCTTCTTCGGCTGGTGCAGCTTCAGCAGCAGGTGCCGGTGCAGCTTTTTCAGCAGCTGGTGCTGGTGCAGGAGCGGCTTCTTCGGCGGCAGGTGCAGGTGCAGCTTTTTCGGCGGCAGGTGCAGCGTCAGCTTTCTCTGCAGCAGGTGCAGGAGCTGGTGCTTCTTCGGCGGCAGGTGCAGCTTCAGCAGCTTCGGCTGCAGGTGCAGCATCGGCTTCGGAGACAGTTTGAACGCTGCCTGGAACCAAAGTTTCGCCTGGAGCCAATTCGTAGCCAGCGTCTTGGCTGATCACTTCGCCAACCACTGACGAAACTTCACCAACGCTACCACCACAGCAAGGTGCGGCAACTTCAACAGCGCCACCACAGCAAGGTGCAGCGACTTCAACAGCGCCACCACAGCAAGGTGCAGCAACAGGTGCTGGTGCACAGCAAGGCTCTGCAACAGGTGCACAGCAAGGTTCGGGTGCACAGCAGTCCGAAACGTGCTTTGCTTTCAGACGTGACAGCAGTCCGCCACCGCACTTGTTGACGTGCAGCTTGGCGAAAAGTCCGCCTCCGCAATGACCAGCTTCTGCGGTCGTTGGGTTGATTGTCAGGGACGCACTGATCAAAAGTGCGAATGCGGCAACGCCGCTCACCATAGTCCGATTCATTGAATTCTCCCAAGATTTCGGAGTGTTTGGTGCGATCCGAATTCGCACATCCATTCTAAAGGTCCCGATCCTGGAGACCCTCGACCGGACCGACCGGCAACATGCCGACCGTCGTCCAGCCACAACAGAACGACAACTGCGTAGTTTGCGAAGAATGCAAAGAGTTTGTCGCTCAGGTAGTTTCGAGGATACAGTACCTGCAGCAACCGAACTGTCAATCCGTCAGCAAGCTTCTTTTCCCGCAAAACACTGGGTTTTGGGACAGATCACGCTGGAAATGCCGACCAGAAACAGGCGGAATGACAGCAAATACTTGTTGCGAACCACCCAACAGGGCTGTTTCAAGCGGTGCAGGCGGCAATCCCGCACGGAATGGCGCACGAAAAAGCCCGCTGGGACATCGTCGCATCCCAGCGGGCTTGAATCGATAAATTTTGCGATCGGAACCGAATGGATCGGCGGATCCGAGGGAACATTGGCTCTGGAGAACCATTACCACCGTCTCGGCAGTGTTCCGGCGACCGGTTCTTAGGCGGCGCGATTGCCGGATCAGCGAGCGATCGTGTCGGCTGCGGGTGCTTCGGCAGCTTGGACATCGCCAGGCTGATCGGTTGCCGGGCCGTCCAGCATTTGAGCCATGCGTTGGCCATTTTCGAAGTCGATGATCAACGGGTCCTGGTTGGGGTCCATTTCCATCGCCATTCCGGAAATTCGCCATTCCGAGGCTTCTTTTTGCATGGCCCAGACGACTTGAGTTTCGGTTTGGGATCCGTCGGCGTTGGGTTCCGTCCAGATGGTGTGGA
Protein-coding regions in this window:
- a CDS encoding WecB/TagA/CpsF family glycosyltransferase, translated to MSITPDQSSALSSSPAPVVYVPPTHAAGNPSVSPDRIAAPVPPVVAPAAPAAKQIPPRTRKCSNVWGVPFDHVTLDQSIDAVDALIQQGTPSYVITANLNYAMLNHHDPASMGPVTRDAALILADGQPIVWRSRWNQEQLPERVAGSEMIYRLAKRSAEQGWGIYFLGGEPGVAATCADQLARQYPGLRIAGIESPPFRQLTDQEQADQDARIQNSGAQILLVAFGQPKGEKWIHQNYQRLGIPVSIQLGASFDFIAGTATRAPEIWQRFGMEWAYRMMTDPKRLVPRYAANAWFLIAALVEDWRQLVIRWGMWTPQT